In Nostoc sp. CENA543, a single genomic region encodes these proteins:
- a CDS encoding YdcF family protein → MFLYLSKLLPLFFYPLGLACVSLVFALFNLGKRPRVAAIAISWALILLLLCGNAWVAKYLVRSLEWQNIPSAQLPTAEAIVVLGGATKSAFPPRPTVDLSEQGDRVIYAAQLYRQKKAPLIILSGGRIDWRGSGSSESADMVTLLTSIGIPGEALIQEPDSLNTYQNAVNVKKILESRGIRQILLVTSALHMPRSLKIFQRQGIDAIPAPTDFLVSQGELQELTSSPKAAILNLLPDTDNLHQFTNALKEYVGSFVYWLRGWL, encoded by the coding sequence ATGTTTTTATATCTTTCTAAGTTACTACCGTTATTTTTTTACCCTTTAGGGCTGGCTTGTGTCAGTTTAGTATTTGCTTTATTTAATCTGGGGAAACGACCGCGTGTTGCAGCGATCGCTATTTCTTGGGCGTTAATTTTATTATTATTGTGCGGTAATGCTTGGGTTGCTAAATATTTGGTGCGATCGCTAGAATGGCAAAATATTCCCTCAGCGCAATTACCTACAGCAGAAGCAATAGTGGTACTAGGTGGTGCAACTAAATCAGCCTTTCCTCCACGTCCGACAGTTGATTTGAGTGAACAAGGCGATCGCGTGATTTATGCGGCTCAACTATACCGTCAAAAAAAAGCTCCTTTAATTATCCTCAGTGGTGGAAGAATTGATTGGCGTGGAAGTGGTTCATCAGAATCAGCAGATATGGTGACTCTCCTGACATCTATCGGGATTCCCGGCGAAGCACTAATTCAAGAACCAGATTCTCTCAATACTTATCAAAATGCCGTCAATGTCAAAAAAATTCTTGAATCTCGCGGTATTCGGCAAATACTGTTAGTCACTTCCGCCTTACATATGCCGCGATCGTTGAAAATTTTTCAGCGTCAAGGTATTGATGCTATCCCCGCACCAACAGACTTTCTCGTCAGCCAAGGTGAACTCCAAGAACTCACCAGCAGCCCCAAAGCCGCTATCCTCAACTTATTACCAGACACTGACAATCTACATCAATTTACTAATGCCCTTAAAGAATATGTTGGTAGCTTCGTTTATTGGTTACGGGGATGGTTGTGA
- a CDS encoding O-antigen ligase domain-containing protein: MVQIHTLPNSPQKKQFVFGKQPPLAWAAILSFILFSAVCIFAGAAGILRTAYVIMSLAVGIFLYLRYPLLYTGFTWWIWFVTPFVARLVDYRSGWDATRFMLVSQYLVTLLTLHTFLKELPRSLRQGSLPFVLAFLGVFYGFLIGVIKTSPFTAARGLLDWLTPITFGFYLFINWRDYPSYRRTIERTFLWGVLVTGIYGVIQFLVAPEWDIFWLTSTKLTSMGDPEPLKLRVWSTMASPAPYAAMMMAGLVLLFSNKNFLRIPASAIGYLAFLLTTVRTLWGGWLIAFLTFITALKAHLQMRLFITILIMALCIVPLTQIKEFSEPITSRFETFSQLDKDDSAKVRQKIYEDGLNSALTNGLGNGVGNTFIVNKKGILEPIVIDSGILDMFFTLGWFGGVFYLVAIFMAFAGSFQYSEYRFDTFMAASRAISVGMLSTLLGNSGMLGMPGMVLWGFIALAMAGHKYHVNSRFD; this comes from the coding sequence GTGGTTCAGATACATACACTTCCTAATAGTCCGCAGAAAAAACAGTTTGTGTTCGGAAAACAACCGCCGTTGGCTTGGGCAGCTATATTATCTTTCATTTTGTTTTCCGCAGTCTGTATTTTTGCTGGTGCGGCGGGTATTCTTCGCACGGCTTATGTGATCATGTCCTTGGCTGTCGGTATTTTTTTATATCTGCGATATCCTTTACTTTATACAGGCTTTACTTGGTGGATTTGGTTTGTTACGCCGTTTGTGGCTCGTTTGGTCGATTATAGAAGTGGTTGGGACGCAACGCGTTTTATGTTGGTGTCACAATACTTGGTGACGTTATTAACTTTACATACTTTTTTAAAAGAACTGCCAAGGTCACTGCGCCAAGGCAGTTTACCTTTTGTTTTGGCCTTTTTAGGTGTGTTTTACGGCTTTCTGATTGGCGTGATTAAAACCTCACCTTTTACTGCGGCGCGGGGTCTTTTAGATTGGTTAACACCTATTACTTTTGGTTTTTATTTATTTATTAACTGGCGAGACTATCCCTCATACCGTCGTACTATCGAGCGGACTTTTCTTTGGGGTGTATTAGTCACGGGTATTTATGGGGTGATACAGTTTTTAGTCGCGCCTGAGTGGGATATATTCTGGTTAACTAGTACAAAGTTGACTAGTATGGGTGATCCTGAGCCTTTAAAATTAAGGGTTTGGAGTACGATGGCATCTCCTGCACCCTATGCCGCTATGATGATGGCTGGTTTGGTATTGTTATTTAGTAATAAAAATTTTCTTCGTATTCCTGCTTCTGCAATTGGGTATTTGGCTTTCTTACTCACAACAGTACGTACATTGTGGGGTGGTTGGTTAATAGCATTTCTCACCTTCATCACCGCCTTAAAAGCACATCTGCAAATGCGCCTGTTCATAACTATTTTGATTATGGCACTATGTATAGTTCCATTAACACAAATCAAAGAATTTTCTGAACCTATTACTAGTAGATTTGAAACTTTTTCTCAGTTAGATAAAGATGATAGTGCTAAGGTCAGACAAAAAATATATGAAGATGGTCTTAATAGTGCTTTAACTAATGGTTTAGGTAACGGTGTCGGCAATACTTTTATTGTGAATAAAAAAGGCATTTTAGAACCAATTGTGATTGATAGTGGCATTTTAGATATGTTTTTCACATTAGGTTGGTTTGGCGGTGTATTTTACTTAGTCGCAATATTTATGGCGTTTGCGGGGTCTTTTCAATATTCTGAATATCGGTTTGATACTTTTATGGCTGCATCTAGAGCAATTAGTGTGGGGATGTTATCAACGCTGTTAGGTAATAGTGGAATGTTAGGGATGCCTGGGATGGTACTTTGGGGCTTTATCGCTCTTGCAATGGCAGGACACAAGTATCATGTAAATTCCCGATTTGATTAG
- a CDS encoding glycosyltransferase family 2 protein: protein MKITVIIPTYRRTKDLERCLHALHKQIRPADEVVLVVRDSDQETWEFLTTFDPLLLPLRATTVTIPGVVAAMNAGLNVAQGDIVAFTDDDAAPHSNWLAQIETHFLADERVAGVGGRDWVYHGKHLEDGACPVVGQVHWFGRIIGNHHQGIGAPREVDVLKGVNMSFRRQAIQKLHFDQRMLGTGAQVHFEVAFCLALKRAGWKLIYDPQVGVNHYPAQRFDEDQRNQFNAIAVVNAVHNETLALLEHLSPIQRLAFLAWAGLVGTRDAMGLIQWLRFLPSEGLLAGQKLLASWRGRWQGWQTWQFKREWGMGHREERVMSNE from the coding sequence ATGAAAATTACCGTCATCATCCCTACTTACCGTCGTACCAAAGACCTAGAACGCTGTTTGCATGCCTTACACAAACAAATAAGACCAGCCGATGAAGTAGTATTAGTAGTCCGTGATTCTGACCAAGAAACCTGGGAATTTCTCACCACCTTTGACCCTCTGCTTTTACCATTACGCGCCACTACAGTCACTATTCCTGGTGTAGTAGCAGCGATGAATGCGGGTTTAAATGTTGCCCAAGGAGACATTGTCGCCTTTACCGATGATGATGCTGCCCCTCATAGTAATTGGTTAGCACAGATTGAGACTCATTTCCTGGCAGATGAGCGTGTCGCCGGAGTCGGCGGACGTGATTGGGTATATCACGGAAAACATTTAGAAGATGGTGCTTGTCCAGTCGTGGGACAAGTGCATTGGTTTGGACGCATCATTGGTAATCACCATCAAGGCATCGGCGCACCCCGTGAGGTAGATGTTCTCAAGGGTGTTAACATGAGCTTTCGCCGTCAAGCCATTCAAAAATTGCACTTTGACCAACGGATGCTAGGTACAGGCGCGCAAGTCCACTTTGAAGTAGCCTTTTGTCTCGCCCTAAAGCGCGCCGGCTGGAAACTCATTTATGATCCTCAAGTCGGAGTTAACCATTATCCCGCCCAAAGATTTGACGAAGATCAGCGCAATCAATTCAATGCCATTGCTGTAGTTAATGCCGTACACAACGAAACCTTAGCATTACTAGAACATTTATCGCCCATACAAAGATTAGCGTTTTTGGCCTGGGCTGGATTAGTAGGAACAAGGGACGCTATGGGTTTAATTCAATGGTTACGTTTTCTCCCCAGCGAAGGCCTGTTAGCAGGACAAAAACTACTAGCATCCTGGCGTGGTCGCTGGCAAGGTTGGCAAACGTGGCAATTCAAAAGGGAATGGGGAATGGGGCATAGGGAAGAAAGAGTAATGAGTAATGAGTAA